A single region of the Paludibacter jiangxiensis genome encodes:
- the ruvB gene encoding Holliday junction branch migration DNA helicase RuvB, producing the protein MESFDIRDQQPRSDTDKEYENALRPLSFLDFSGQTKVVENLSVFVSAARMRGESLDHVLLHGPPGLGKTTLSNIIANELGVGFKITSGPVLDKPGDLAGLLTSLEPNDVLFIDEIHRLSPIVEEYLYSAMEDFRIDIMIDKGPSARSIQLTLNPFTLVGATTRSGLLTSPLRARFGINCHLEYYDESILSAIIQRSAKILNVPCTYEAAGEIASRSRGTPRIANALLRRVRDFAQVKGNGTIDHQIACFSLEALNIDKYGLDEVDNKILLTIIDKFQGGPVGLSTIATALGEDSGTLEEVYEPFLIKEGFLKRTPRGREVTPLAYKHLGRKSPDEQGFLF; encoded by the coding sequence ATGGAATCTTTCGACATTCGCGACCAACAACCACGTTCAGACACTGACAAAGAATACGAAAACGCTCTTCGTCCCCTTTCCTTCCTGGATTTCAGCGGACAAACGAAAGTCGTCGAGAACCTTTCTGTGTTTGTGAGTGCTGCCCGTATGCGGGGCGAATCGCTCGACCATGTCTTGCTTCATGGCCCTCCCGGCTTGGGAAAAACAACACTTTCCAATATCATTGCCAATGAATTAGGCGTCGGATTCAAAATCACCTCAGGACCTGTGCTCGACAAACCGGGCGATCTGGCCGGATTGTTGACATCACTCGAACCGAACGATGTGTTGTTTATTGACGAAATTCACCGTTTGAGCCCGATTGTGGAAGAATATCTCTATTCGGCCATGGAGGATTTTCGCATCGACATTATGATCGATAAAGGTCCGAGTGCACGTTCCATCCAGTTAACGCTCAATCCGTTCACACTGGTAGGTGCCACCACCCGCAGCGGACTACTCACCAGTCCGTTACGCGCCCGTTTCGGAATCAATTGCCATCTTGAATATTATGACGAATCGATCTTAAGCGCCATTATTCAGCGCTCGGCTAAAATCCTGAACGTGCCCTGCACCTACGAAGCTGCCGGAGAGATTGCTTCGCGCAGTCGGGGAACGCCGCGTATTGCCAATGCATTGCTGCGCAGAGTCCGCGATTTTGCCCAGGTAAAAGGCAATGGCACCATCGACCATCAAATTGCCTGCTTCTCTCTTGAAGCGCTCAACATTGACAAATACGGTCTGGATGAAGTGGATAACAAGATATTATTAACGATCATCGATAAATTTCAGGGCGGCCCCGTGGGTTTATCCACTATTGCAACAGCATTGGGAGAAGATTCCGGCACACTGGAAGAGGTTTACGAACCGTTCCTTATAAAAGAGGGATTTCTGAAACGCACACCACGTGGACGGGAAGTGACCCCTTTAGCATATAAACATTTAGGAAGAAAAAGTCCTGACGAACAGGGATTTCTTTTTTAA
- a CDS encoding glycosyltransferase, with protein MIQKDDLFGIVVWYNPCEVNLSATDSYVNEVNKLIIVDNSDGDNSHLIEQKGWKNTIYLPNRQNKGIATALNQGCRLALEQGAQWVLTMDQDSFFDNDGVKSLIQKANHYCNFNETAIFSPRHNIEDEITKDKVKPEYTIENDVMTSGNLLSLAAFQATGDFLDDFFIDLVDLEYCIRIKKNGFLIVMINDVTLHHFLGGGTYQTTFLGFKKSFYNHSPLRKYYIARNSLYVASLHKEQSKKYRKYLLKQIKKVVLYDNCNKWIKLRFMIKGILDYRKGIKGPYTAH; from the coding sequence ATGATTCAAAAAGACGATTTATTCGGAATAGTTGTATGGTATAATCCCTGCGAAGTTAATTTATCGGCCACAGACAGCTATGTAAACGAAGTCAACAAACTGATTATCGTAGATAATTCTGATGGAGACAATTCCCATTTAATTGAACAAAAGGGTTGGAAAAATACGATCTACCTTCCCAATCGTCAAAATAAAGGAATTGCAACGGCGTTAAACCAGGGATGCAGGCTTGCACTTGAACAGGGGGCTCAATGGGTTCTAACCATGGATCAAGATAGTTTTTTTGATAATGACGGAGTAAAATCTCTCATTCAGAAAGCCAACCATTACTGTAATTTTAATGAAACAGCTATTTTTTCGCCCCGGCATAACATCGAAGATGAGATAACGAAAGACAAGGTAAAACCAGAATATACAATAGAGAATGATGTTATGACTTCTGGCAACCTACTTTCTTTAGCGGCATTTCAAGCCACTGGTGATTTTTTGGACGATTTTTTTATTGATTTGGTTGATCTTGAATATTGCATTCGAATTAAGAAAAACGGATTTTTAATTGTCATGATTAATGATGTAACATTACATCATTTTTTGGGAGGAGGAACATATCAAACCACATTTCTGGGATTCAAAAAATCGTTTTATAATCATTCTCCTCTAAGAAAATATTATATTGCCCGCAATTCTCTTTACGTGGCCAGTCTGCATAAAGAGCAAAGCAAGAAGTACAGAAAATATCTTTTAAAACAAATCAAAAAGGTAGTTCTTTACGACAACTGTAATAAATGGATCAAATTGCGATTTATGATAAAAGGAATTCTTGACTACAGAAAAGGGATTAAAGGACCTTACACTGCACACTGA
- a CDS encoding lipopolysaccharide biosynthesis protein translates to MAGKQMKSLAKDTAIYGVSSILGKFLNWLLVPLYTYVLASSADYGVVTNLYSWTALLLVILTYGMETGFFRYVNKEENNPDLVYSTSMISVGITSLIFAVWCVLFAPQIGHWLDYDNHPEYIWMLGLSVALDAFASIPFAYLRYLKRPLKFAAYKLLFICLNIPFNLFFLIVCPWLMKHAPHTIDWFYNPNYGVGYVFVSNILATAIQTAFLAPYIFAVKFRLDTALLRKILRYSLPLLVLGVAGIMNQTLDKILFPFLLPGAKGASELGIYGATSKIALVMLMFTQAFRYAYEPFVFAQKKDENSLTAYSDAMKYFVIFSWFIFLGMTLYIDVFKFIIKHTYWTGLNVVPLVLVSFIFQGIFFNLSVWYKLTDKTMYGAWFSLIGTIIIVVGNVLLVPKYSYMGSAWAAFGCYFVVMLVSYFIGQKYFPINYQLKTIGKYTLLSLVLFCLGWYINLHYLLLNLLFRTVLLAIYVWHMTRRDFPLTQIPYINKFLKK, encoded by the coding sequence ATGGCGGGAAAACAAATGAAATCGTTGGCGAAAGACACCGCCATTTACGGAGTCAGCAGTATTTTGGGGAAATTTCTGAACTGGTTACTGGTGCCTCTTTACACGTATGTATTAGCAAGCTCGGCCGATTACGGCGTGGTTACCAATTTATATTCATGGACGGCTTTACTGCTGGTTATTCTGACTTACGGCATGGAGACTGGCTTCTTCCGCTATGTCAACAAAGAAGAAAACAACCCCGACCTGGTTTACAGCACCTCCATGATTTCGGTCGGCATCACTTCGCTCATATTCGCAGTTTGGTGTGTACTCTTTGCGCCGCAAATCGGGCACTGGCTCGACTATGACAATCATCCCGAATACATATGGATGCTGGGATTATCAGTCGCCCTGGATGCTTTTGCGTCTATCCCCTTTGCATACCTGCGCTACCTGAAACGCCCTTTGAAATTTGCAGCGTACAAACTGCTCTTCATCTGCCTGAACATTCCGTTTAACCTCTTTTTCCTGATTGTATGTCCATGGCTGATGAAACACGCACCGCATACGATTGACTGGTTTTACAACCCGAATTATGGCGTAGGCTATGTGTTTGTATCCAACATCCTTGCAACAGCCATACAAACAGCATTTCTGGCTCCTTACATTTTTGCCGTTAAATTCAGGCTCGACACGGCTCTTCTTCGCAAGATTCTGAGATATTCGCTTCCATTGCTGGTGCTTGGTGTTGCCGGAATTATGAACCAGACGCTGGATAAGATTCTGTTTCCTTTCCTTTTACCCGGTGCAAAAGGAGCTTCGGAATTAGGTATATATGGCGCCACGTCAAAAATTGCACTAGTGATGCTCATGTTCACTCAAGCATTCAGATACGCTTACGAACCATTTGTTTTTGCACAAAAAAAAGACGAGAACAGCCTGACAGCATATTCCGATGCCATGAAATATTTCGTTATTTTTTCGTGGTTTATCTTTTTGGGCATGACATTATATATCGACGTGTTCAAATTCATTATCAAACACACTTATTGGACAGGATTGAATGTTGTGCCGCTGGTTTTGGTATCATTCATTTTTCAGGGAATATTTTTCAACCTATCGGTATGGTACAAACTGACTGACAAAACAATGTACGGCGCGTGGTTTTCTCTGATCGGAACTATTATTATAGTAGTTGGCAACGTACTCCTTGTTCCCAAATACAGCTATATGGGTTCTGCATGGGCAGCTTTCGGGTGTTATTTTGTGGTAATGCTGGTCTCTTATTTTATTGGACAAAAATACTTCCCCATTAATTACCAGCTAAAGACTATCGGGAAATATACCTTACTGTCACTTGTTCTGTTTTGTCTGGGCTGGTATATCAACCTGCATTACCTTCTGCTCAACTTGTTGTTCAGAACCGTTTTACTGGCAATATATGTTTGGCACATGACACGCCGCGATTTCCCGTTAACTCAAATACCCTACATCAATAAATTTCTGAAGAAATGA
- the rimP gene encoding ribosome assembly cofactor RimP produces the protein MIQKEQIYQFVEAFIADTENFIVDVKVNPENNIVVEIDSEKGIDIEYCAELSRFIESQLDREIEDYELEVGSAGLGSPFKVLKQYQKNIGNEVEVLTKGGKKFSAILKNAAEDAFTVTVTKQVKPEGAKRKITVEEDEVYSYNEVKYTKYLIRFK, from the coding sequence ATGATACAAAAGGAACAGATATATCAATTTGTTGAGGCATTTATCGCTGATACAGAGAATTTTATTGTCGATGTCAAAGTGAACCCCGAAAACAATATCGTGGTGGAGATTGACTCTGAAAAAGGCATCGATATTGAATATTGTGCGGAATTGAGTCGTTTTATAGAATCGCAACTTGACAGAGAAATTGAAGATTATGAGCTGGAAGTTGGATCTGCAGGCCTTGGTTCTCCGTTCAAAGTGTTAAAGCAATATCAGAAAAATATCGGCAACGAAGTGGAAGTGCTTACAAAAGGCGGTAAAAAATTCAGCGCGATATTAAAAAATGCAGCTGAAGATGCTTTTACAGTGACGGTCACAAAGCAGGTAAAGCCGGAGGGAGCTAAGCGCAAAATCACGGTGGAAGAAGATGAGGTTTATTCCTATAACGAAGTAAAATATACAAAATATCTAATAAGATTCAAATAG
- a CDS encoding glycosyltransferase family 4 protein: protein MIIGYDAKRAFCNRRGLGNYSRDVIRLMSQYYNDNQYLLFTPCISEGLFVPDTSSTHTILPHRFLDKKIPALWRSSGICNDIKDQHLHIFHGLSQELPAGIDKTGAKSVVTMHDAIFVRYPELYDPFYRTIFTRKNRYSCKVADRIIAISEQTKSDIIEFFGADESKIDIVYQGCNNIFRQPVSKDQVDAVKQKYNLPNDFIVTVGAIEKRKNQGIIIDALHQGKIDIPLVIIGGKTKYSDEIAQKINKYSLDQQIVVLSNVSTEDLPAIYHAALCMIYPSLFEGFGIPILEALCSQTPVITSGGSCFAETGGDAALYINPNKAEDVADKLSKVLSNEEQRKTMITKGLIHADKFTDEKVSQQLYKTYNSLL, encoded by the coding sequence ATGATAATCGGATACGATGCCAAAAGGGCCTTTTGCAATCGTCGTGGATTAGGAAATTACAGTCGCGATGTTATTCGTTTAATGTCACAGTACTACAATGACAACCAGTATCTTTTATTCACGCCCTGCATCAGCGAAGGACTTTTCGTACCCGATACCTCGTCAACCCATACTATACTTCCACATCGTTTTCTGGATAAGAAAATCCCTGCACTTTGGAGAAGTAGCGGAATTTGCAATGACATCAAGGATCAACACCTTCACATTTTCCATGGGTTAAGCCAGGAATTGCCAGCCGGGATAGATAAAACAGGAGCCAAATCGGTCGTCACCATGCACGACGCGATTTTTGTACGTTATCCTGAATTATACGATCCCTTCTACAGAACAATTTTCACCCGGAAAAACCGTTATAGTTGTAAAGTTGCCGACCGGATTATTGCTATCAGCGAACAGACAAAAAGCGACATAATTGAATTCTTTGGGGCCGATGAATCCAAGATTGACATTGTATATCAAGGATGCAACAACATCTTCAGACAACCCGTATCAAAAGATCAGGTTGATGCCGTAAAGCAGAAATACAACCTTCCGAATGACTTTATCGTCACGGTCGGTGCTATTGAGAAGAGAAAGAATCAGGGCATTATTATTGACGCATTGCACCAAGGAAAAATAGATATTCCCTTAGTAATTATCGGAGGTAAAACAAAATATTCAGACGAAATCGCTCAAAAAATCAACAAATATTCTCTTGATCAGCAAATAGTTGTCCTAAGCAACGTTTCTACCGAAGATTTACCGGCAATTTATCATGCAGCATTATGCATGATTTACCCGTCTTTATTTGAAGGATTCGGAATTCCGATTTTAGAAGCTCTCTGTTCGCAAACGCCAGTTATAACATCGGGAGGAAGCTGTTTCGCAGAAACAGGAGGAGACGCGGCATTATATATCAATCCGAACAAAGCAGAAGACGTTGCTGACAAGTTAAGCAAAGTACTTTCAAACGAAGAACAACGTAAAACAATGATTACAAAAGGATTGATACACGCCGACAAATTCACAGACGAAAAAGTGTCACAACAATTATATAAAACATACAACTCCCTGTTGTAA
- the glf gene encoding UDP-galactopyranose mutase, with protein MFDYLIVGAGLFGAVFAHEAKKNGKSCLVIDKRNHSGGNIYCRQTDNINVHEYGAHIFHTSDKTIWEYIQQFVQFNHYINSPIANYKGELYNLPFNMNTFYQLWKVQTPKEAQQIIASQIADLNIQEPQNLEDQALKLVGKDIYEKLIKGYTEKQWGVSCTQLPPFIIRRLPVRFTFDNNYFNDTYQGVPVGGYNKIIEGLLDGIETRLNIDFFTDRNQLTKLAHKIVYTGCIDEYFEYQLGELEYRSLKFEHEQLDMQNFQGNAVFNYTDREIPYTRIIEHKHFEFGTQKTTIITKEYPVQWQRGMECYYPINNEKNTQLYNRYKDLANAENNVIFGGRLGEYKYYDMHQVIGAALKSVQKEFNHEI; from the coding sequence ATGTTTGATTATTTGATTGTTGGAGCCGGCCTTTTTGGAGCTGTTTTTGCCCACGAGGCAAAGAAGAACGGAAAATCCTGTCTGGTCATTGACAAACGGAATCACTCCGGTGGAAATATTTATTGCCGCCAAACAGACAACATCAACGTACATGAATATGGTGCCCATATTTTTCACACCAGCGACAAAACAATTTGGGAGTATATTCAACAATTTGTACAATTCAATCATTATATAAACTCTCCCATTGCAAATTATAAGGGCGAGCTATATAATTTACCCTTCAACATGAACACTTTCTATCAGTTATGGAAAGTGCAAACACCCAAAGAAGCCCAACAAATAATAGCCAGCCAAATAGCCGACTTAAATATTCAGGAGCCGCAAAACCTTGAAGATCAAGCTTTGAAGCTGGTGGGAAAAGATATCTATGAAAAGCTAATTAAGGGATATACAGAAAAACAATGGGGAGTATCCTGTACGCAACTTCCACCGTTTATTATTAGACGGCTTCCAGTTAGATTTACTTTTGATAACAATTACTTTAACGACACTTATCAGGGCGTACCGGTTGGAGGCTACAATAAAATTATAGAAGGACTTTTGGACGGCATAGAGACACGGCTGAATATCGATTTTTTTACCGATCGGAATCAACTAACTAAGTTGGCTCATAAAATAGTTTATACGGGCTGTATCGATGAATATTTTGAATACCAATTGGGTGAATTGGAATATCGCTCACTCAAATTCGAACACGAACAGCTTGATATGCAGAATTTCCAAGGAAATGCTGTCTTTAATTATACTGATAGAGAAATCCCCTATACCAGAATCATTGAACACAAGCACTTTGAATTTGGTACACAAAAAACAACCATTATTACGAAAGAGTATCCGGTGCAATGGCAAAGGGGAATGGAATGTTATTATCCGATAAACAACGAAAAAAACACTCAATTGTACAATCGATATAAAGATTTGGCAAACGCTGAAAACAATGTGATTTTTGGTGGACGGCTTGGAGAATACAAATATTACGACATGCATCAGGTGATTGGTGCAGCATTAAAATCGGTGCAGAAAGAATTCAACCATGAAATTTAA
- a CDS encoding DUF4422 domain-containing protein — MKFNTILFSAFHKAYIQPKAEWIQPIHVGKAISDDDLGYPGDDTGDNISALNPMFCELTMPYWIWKNADRSACNYWGLMHYRRYLAPPTLNDYIRMRKSRSIQSDELDKYLGEKTKARIDKDLQRYDVIMPYRRRLIVDEQNMTMEEQFNMLHITEHWIATLQVIREKFPDYEQSFHLFQKDKRMYYANMMITSWTIWDNYLSWLFEILFEVNTRITIPEDSYQKRVFGFLSERLLNLYVYHNRLTIKRYITLNIESY; from the coding sequence ATGAAATTTAATACCATCTTATTCTCAGCATTCCACAAAGCTTATATACAACCTAAAGCCGAATGGATACAGCCCATTCATGTTGGAAAAGCTATATCTGACGATGATTTAGGATACCCGGGCGACGATACGGGAGATAACATCTCAGCTCTTAATCCAATGTTTTGCGAACTAACAATGCCTTACTGGATCTGGAAGAATGCTGACCGATCGGCTTGTAACTATTGGGGGCTCATGCACTACAGGCGTTATCTGGCACCCCCGACTCTGAATGATTATATCAGAATGCGGAAATCACGCTCCATCCAGTCTGATGAACTAGATAAATATCTTGGTGAAAAGACTAAAGCAAGAATAGACAAAGATCTGCAACGCTACGATGTCATCATGCCCTACAGACGAAGGCTGATCGTGGATGAGCAAAATATGACGATGGAAGAACAGTTCAACATGCTGCATATTACCGAACATTGGATAGCTACTCTGCAGGTGATTCGCGAAAAATTCCCGGATTACGAACAAAGTTTTCATCTTTTCCAAAAAGATAAAAGAATGTATTATGCCAATATGATGATCACTTCCTGGACGATTTGGGATAATTACCTTAGCTGGTTGTTTGAAATTCTTTTTGAAGTAAACACGAGAATAACCATTCCGGAAGATAGCTACCAAAAAAGAGTCTTTGGTTTTTTGAGTGAACGGTTATTAAATCTCTACGTATATCACAATCGACTAACGATCAAACGATACATCACACTCAACATCGAAAGTTATTGA
- a CDS encoding DUF5672 family protein → MKEKVAIVIPIYKTSLTPFEQVALDKCVNILGHYPIYFVAPKSLHIEEIVNTKTGSKIIRFPNYFFKGIAGYNQLMLSSCFYEAFTQYEYILIYQLDAYIFEDELLSWCDRNYDYVGAPWIPAQKYEQASYQLGLRVMNFLGDMVRIKTGAQNYYKVGNGGFSLRKVDTFLKITQLEENHINYYLSKKGPRFHEDIFWGVDMAKRHKNFKVPKWEEALGFSFDVRPHLAYKYANHKLPFGCHGWHKQSHSLFWEKHILDYPKFRIQTIK, encoded by the coding sequence ATGAAAGAAAAAGTAGCTATCGTAATACCAATATACAAGACATCACTTACTCCTTTTGAACAGGTGGCTCTCGACAAGTGTGTGAACATATTGGGACACTATCCGATTTATTTTGTAGCTCCTAAATCGTTGCATATTGAAGAGATTGTTAATACAAAGACAGGATCAAAGATCATCCGTTTCCCCAACTATTTCTTCAAAGGAATTGCAGGATATAACCAACTGATGTTGAGCAGTTGTTTTTACGAAGCATTTACCCAATACGAATACATACTTATCTACCAGTTAGATGCTTACATTTTCGAAGACGAACTTTTAAGCTGGTGCGACCGAAACTATGATTATGTGGGTGCTCCCTGGATTCCAGCTCAAAAATATGAGCAAGCTTCCTACCAGCTGGGGCTTCGTGTCATGAATTTTTTAGGAGATATGGTTAGAATTAAAACGGGAGCTCAGAACTATTACAAGGTCGGAAACGGAGGGTTCTCTTTGCGAAAAGTAGATACATTCCTAAAAATAACACAGTTAGAAGAAAACCACATCAATTATTACTTATCGAAGAAGGGACCCCGATTTCATGAAGATATCTTTTGGGGTGTTGATATGGCAAAACGTCATAAAAACTTCAAAGTTCCAAAATGGGAAGAGGCTTTGGGCTTCTCTTTTGATGTAAGGCCTCATCTGGCATATAAATATGCCAATCACAAGCTTCCCTTTGGATGCCATGGATGGCATAAGCAGTCTCATTCTTTGTTTTGGGAAAAGCACATCCTCGATTATCCAAAGTTTAGAATACAAACAATTAAATAA
- the nusA gene encoding transcription termination factor NusA, with protein sequence MSKVEPVNLIDTFSEFKELKNIDRPTLISVLEESFRGTLAKMFGSDENFDVIINPDKGDFEIWHNREVVADDEVEDPVSQISLTDAKKIDTDYEVGEEVTDAVDFLGFGRRAILTLRQTLASKILELQKDYLYNKYKDRIGQIVTGEVYQMWKKEILLLDDEGNELILPKTEQIPADFYRKGDTVRMVVVKVDNRNGNPKIIVSRTSPLFLQRLFELEVPEIHDGLITIRKIARIPGERAKVAVETYDERIDPVGACVGVKGARIHGIVRELRNENIDVINFTANVSLFIARALSPAKISSIRLDEENKKADVYLKPEEISMAIGKSGMNIRLASMLTEYTIDVYRDIEGEEEEDIYLDEFTDEIEQWVIDVLKSIGCDTAKSVLAISREELIQRTDLEEETIDEVLNIIKAEFEE encoded by the coding sequence ATGAGCAAAGTTGAACCTGTCAATTTAATTGACACCTTTTCCGAGTTTAAAGAGCTGAAGAATATTGATCGTCCTACGCTAATCAGTGTACTCGAAGAGTCTTTCAGAGGCACTTTAGCTAAAATGTTCGGGTCGGATGAAAATTTTGATGTCATTATCAATCCAGATAAGGGCGACTTTGAAATTTGGCATAACCGGGAGGTAGTTGCAGACGATGAAGTGGAAGATCCTGTCAGCCAGATTTCGTTGACCGATGCTAAAAAAATTGACACGGATTACGAAGTTGGTGAAGAAGTGACCGATGCGGTCGATTTCCTTGGGTTTGGTCGTCGTGCTATTTTGACTTTGCGTCAGACGCTGGCATCAAAAATTCTGGAACTTCAGAAAGATTATCTCTATAACAAATACAAAGATCGTATCGGTCAGATTGTTACAGGGGAAGTTTACCAAATGTGGAAAAAGGAAATCCTGCTTTTGGATGATGAAGGCAATGAACTGATTCTTCCTAAAACAGAGCAAATTCCGGCCGACTTTTACCGTAAAGGAGATACTGTTCGCATGGTAGTAGTGAAGGTAGATAATCGTAATGGTAATCCTAAAATTATCGTTTCGCGTACTTCACCATTATTCCTGCAACGTTTGTTCGAACTGGAAGTTCCTGAAATTCACGATGGCTTAATTACGATTCGCAAAATTGCCCGCATCCCCGGCGAAAGAGCAAAGGTGGCTGTGGAAACTTATGACGAACGCATCGACCCGGTTGGGGCTTGTGTCGGCGTAAAAGGTGCCCGTATTCACGGTATTGTTCGCGAGTTGCGTAATGAAAACATTGATGTTATCAACTTTACGGCTAATGTTTCTTTGTTTATAGCAAGAGCATTGAGTCCGGCTAAAATATCTTCAATCCGTTTGGATGAAGAAAATAAAAAAGCAGATGTTTACCTCAAGCCCGAAGAAATATCAATGGCTATTGGTAAAAGTGGTATGAATATTCGTTTGGCTTCGATGCTTACCGAATATACTATCGATGTTTACCGTGACATTGAAGGCGAAGAGGAAGAAGACATTTATCTCGATGAATTCACAGATGAAATCGAACAATGGGTAATCGATGTGCTTAAGTCTATCGGCTGTGATACGGCGAAAAGTGTATTGGCTATTTCTCGCGAGGAGTTGATTCAACGTACCGACCTTGAAGAAGAAACCATTGATGAGGTGCTGAATATTATCAAAGCAGAATTTGAGGAGTAA
- a CDS encoding aminotransferase-like domain-containing protein, giving the protein MTRFSQSVSALRSSAIRDLMSLATRPDMISFAGGMPDNELFPIHEVQEIVDNLSVKEQQVAMQYGPTTGYPPLLEALGEWLRKKGFPMDTNKLIITTGSLQAINIWAKMFIDPGDVVLTENPAFIGALSAFGSYMPTIHGINMDGHGILIEPLKEALKLDPKFLYITPTFHNPAGLTYSPERRRELLDVMNATEVPILEDDAYGELWFDEEDKQHIVPLKVQSEKEQQICYTGSFSKIFGPGMRLGWMLVGEEFYRKAELCKQCIDACSPTFTQVLAHRFLVSGQLDSYVASVRSIYHKRCEYMVDAIKRYFPSEASFVEPKGGFYIWVKLPDGIDEMELLKEVIAEGAVFVVGSTFDPQGASNGYIRVSYCNTAEDKIEKGIKIIGDVMKKMMK; this is encoded by the coding sequence ATGACTCGTTTTTCACAATCAGTCAGTGCGTTGCGTTCATCGGCCATTCGCGATCTGATGAGCCTGGCCACGCGTCCCGATATGATTTCATTTGCAGGAGGAATGCCCGATAACGAGCTTTTTCCCATTCATGAGGTGCAGGAAATAGTCGACAATTTGTCGGTGAAGGAACAGCAGGTTGCCATGCAATACGGACCTACAACCGGTTATCCTCCATTGCTGGAAGCACTCGGAGAGTGGCTTCGCAAGAAAGGCTTTCCGATGGATACCAATAAGTTGATTATCACCACCGGCTCATTACAGGCCATTAATATCTGGGCGAAGATGTTTATAGATCCGGGAGATGTGGTGCTGACCGAAAATCCGGCTTTTATCGGGGCTTTGTCGGCATTTGGTTCTTACATGCCAACTATCCACGGTATCAATATGGATGGTCATGGCATATTGATTGAACCGTTGAAAGAAGCATTAAAATTAGATCCCAAGTTTCTGTATATTACTCCGACGTTTCATAATCCTGCAGGTTTGACTTATAGCCCGGAACGGCGCAGGGAGCTGTTGGACGTGATGAATGCAACAGAAGTGCCTATTCTCGAAGACGATGCTTACGGCGAGCTTTGGTTTGATGAAGAGGATAAACAACATATTGTGCCGTTGAAAGTTCAGTCGGAAAAAGAACAACAAATCTGTTATACCGGTTCATTCTCAAAAATTTTCGGACCAGGTATGCGTCTGGGTTGGATGCTGGTAGGGGAGGAATTTTACCGTAAAGCGGAACTTTGTAAACAGTGCATCGATGCCTGCTCACCAACATTTACGCAGGTGTTGGCTCACCGTTTCCTTGTTTCAGGACAACTTGACAGTTATGTGGCAAGCGTTCGCAGTATTTACCATAAACGATGCGAATACATGGTTGATGCCATCAAACGTTACTTCCCGTCCGAAGCTTCATTTGTAGAACCTAAAGGTGGATTTTACATCTGGGTAAAACTGCCGGATGGAATTGATGAGATGGAACTGCTCAAGGAGGTTATTGCCGAAGGAGCTGTTTTTGTCGTTGGTTCAACATTCGATCCCCAGGGGGCATCAAACGGATATATCCGGGTTTCTTACTGCAATACGGCGGAAGATAAAATTGAGAAAGGGATCAAAATTATTGGCGATGTGATGAAAAAGATGATGAAATAA